From Aneurinibacillus sp. REN35, a single genomic window includes:
- a CDS encoding alkaline phosphatase family protein yields the protein MGKKIVLILMDSFMPHVLQEARQAQLVPTLSALMERGAYWDNCVSAFPTMSANVDASLSTGAYSEVHGIPGLVWYSRTEKRVVNYINGNKSVLRVGIKKCAKDVLVELNEKHLSKNTSTLFEELAQRGKTSASINFSSHRGPRVYRTKKPGLSAIFLAGLPIYQVTGPEICTIGRFIDSSFLRSLPWNGSHTIFYKYGLNDSFAIRAFSRLVRQKKLPQVSVIYLPDMDYSYHRKPDQGPQILAKVDRHISRLLESFGGIEAACKECRFILVGDHGQTKIGVEIEATINVEQLLQGMKIARMEQVKPEEDDLVICNNERACYFYPLQQSVQAEVVKRLLEEPRIDVLAWKEKEGVRLGHGKQTLFFALGRDMRDEFGKTWKIEGDLSLIDAVAREHPEDSVPVIFFGKYPDILSRLYGALYAQKGEMIVATAEPGCEFFTQSDPVHRGGASHGSLHETDSLISLIITDESVARFKKPRIVDLKSYILQEICNIES from the coding sequence ATGGGTAAAAAAATTGTGCTCATTCTAATGGATTCATTCATGCCGCATGTGCTGCAGGAAGCTAGGCAGGCACAGCTTGTACCCACGCTTTCTGCATTGATGGAACGCGGCGCTTACTGGGACAATTGCGTCTCTGCTTTTCCTACGATGTCAGCAAATGTAGATGCTTCACTGAGCACAGGTGCGTATTCAGAGGTACATGGGATACCGGGACTTGTCTGGTATTCACGTACGGAGAAACGGGTAGTCAATTATATTAATGGCAATAAATCGGTCTTGCGTGTCGGTATAAAGAAATGTGCCAAAGACGTATTGGTTGAACTCAACGAAAAACATCTGAGCAAGAATACATCTACGTTATTTGAGGAATTGGCACAGCGTGGAAAGACCTCCGCCTCCATTAATTTTTCTTCGCACCGTGGCCCGCGTGTGTATAGAACGAAGAAGCCGGGCCTGTCTGCCATATTTTTGGCCGGTTTGCCTATCTATCAAGTAACAGGTCCTGAAATTTGTACGATAGGCCGCTTTATTGATTCAAGCTTTTTGCGTTCGCTGCCTTGGAATGGCAGCCATACGATTTTTTACAAATACGGACTAAACGACTCGTTTGCGATTCGTGCCTTTAGCCGTCTTGTGCGTCAGAAGAAGCTGCCGCAGGTAAGTGTGATTTATTTACCAGACATGGATTACTCATATCATCGCAAGCCGGATCAAGGCCCCCAGATTCTCGCTAAAGTGGATCGCCATATAAGTCGGTTGTTAGAGAGTTTTGGCGGGATAGAGGCAGCGTGTAAGGAATGCAGATTCATTCTGGTCGGCGATCACGGACAGACGAAGATCGGTGTGGAAATAGAGGCGACAATTAATGTAGAACAGCTTCTTCAAGGAATGAAAATAGCCCGGATGGAGCAGGTGAAGCCGGAGGAAGATGATCTTGTTATCTGCAATAATGAGCGTGCCTGCTATTTCTATCCGCTTCAGCAAAGCGTCCAGGCTGAAGTGGTGAAGCGATTGTTAGAAGAGCCGCGTATTGATGTGCTGGCCTGGAAGGAAAAAGAAGGCGTGCGCCTGGGTCATGGCAAACAAACGCTTTTTTTTGCATTGGGTCGCGATATGCGGGATGAGTTCGGAAAGACATGGAAAATTGAAGGTGATTTATCCCTGATCGATGCAGTAGCCAGAGAGCATCCAGAGGATAGTGTGCCGGTTATTTTTTTCGGAAAATATCCAGACATTCTCTCGCGTCTGTATGGGGCGCTGTATGCGCAAAAGGGTGAGATGATTGTTGCTACAGCAGAGCCAGGGTGTGAATTCTTTACCCAAAGCGATCCAGTGCACAGAGGGGGAGCAAGTCATGGTTCCTTACATGAGACGGACTCCCTTATTTCACTCATTATTACTGATGAGTCTGTCGCGCGCTTTAAGAAGCCGCGTATTGTGGATTTAAAATCATATATTCTTCAAGAAATCTGCAATATTGAATCATAG
- a CDS encoding pseudouridine synthase, which yields MRLDKLLANMGYGSRKEIRKLCKSGAVKVDGELIKDSSMHVDPDGQEVQILGEVVHYREFVYLMMNKPQGVISATEDAMEETVVDLLDAEFFAFDVFPVGRLDKDTEGLLLLTNDGKLAHELLSPKKHVPKRYFAQIRGRVSEADGEAFRKGVTLDDGYKTLPADLTILTQGDISEIELVIYEGKYHQVKRMFESVGKKVTYLKRIAMGSLQLDEDLEPGEYRELAEEEIELLRTSERNKP from the coding sequence ATGAGGCTGGATAAATTGTTAGCTAATATGGGCTATGGCTCACGCAAAGAGATCAGAAAACTATGTAAGAGCGGCGCGGTAAAAGTGGACGGTGAGCTGATAAAGGACAGCAGTATGCATGTCGATCCGGATGGACAGGAAGTGCAAATTTTAGGTGAAGTGGTGCACTATCGGGAATTCGTCTATCTTATGATGAATAAGCCGCAGGGTGTGATTTCGGCAACTGAGGATGCGATGGAGGAGACGGTTGTAGATCTGCTTGATGCCGAATTTTTCGCATTTGACGTATTTCCGGTGGGGCGTCTTGATAAGGATACGGAAGGTTTGCTTTTGCTAACTAACGACGGCAAGCTGGCCCATGAATTGCTATCTCCGAAAAAGCACGTACCCAAACGCTACTTTGCGCAAATAAGGGGCAGAGTAAGCGAAGCGGACGGGGAGGCGTTCCGCAAAGGAGTGACACTTGATGACGGATATAAGACACTGCCTGCCGATCTGACAATTCTTACACAGGGGGATATATCCGAAATCGAACTGGTCATCTATGAAGGAAAGTATCATCAGGTAAAGCGGATGTTTGAATCGGTAGGCAAGAAAGTAACCTACTTAAAACGCATTGCGATGGGATCGCTGCAGTTGGATGAGGACCTGGAGCCAGGTGAATACCGAGAGCTTGCCGAAGAAGAAATTGAATTGCTGCGTACATCAGAGCGAAATAAGCCCTGA
- a CDS encoding RsmF rRNA methyltransferase first C-terminal domain-containing protein encodes MNIPEAFAARMKTLLVEEEYEQFMASYQEPRKQGLRINRLKSSPEALLPQLNWALSGIPWTEDGFYYPEGVRPAKHPYYHAGLYYIQEPSAMSPAAVLDVCPGEKVLDLCAAPGGKTTQLAAAMQGQGVLVTNDNNPNRVKALTKNVELYGIRNAVVTNETPDRLAAVFSGYFDKILVDAPCSGEGMFRKEPEMVKSWSEAAISTCVVMQRTILADAAQMLRPGGRLLYSTCTFAPEENEQMIAAFLEQHPDFSVVPIKIQHGWEHGRIEWTTLGAASVQIEGTARLWPHRLQGEGHYVALLQKEKRVAEAGKTHTPKARRSALHKELADFYAFIKEVLPAWKGLESDQVELTMHEDRVFLSPADLPDLRSLRLARQGWELGVIKKKRFEPSQAFALGLGAGDVLHTVHFAVQDANVIRYLKGETLMHPAEKGWNLVCVDGHPLGWAKGAGAMLKNMYPAGWRWMDGA; translated from the coding sequence ATGAATATCCCTGAGGCTTTTGCAGCAAGAATGAAGACGTTGCTGGTTGAAGAAGAATACGAACAGTTTATGGCCTCCTATCAAGAACCTCGCAAGCAGGGATTGCGAATTAATCGATTAAAAAGCTCGCCGGAAGCACTTCTTCCGCAGTTGAACTGGGCGCTCTCGGGTATTCCGTGGACCGAGGATGGATTCTACTACCCAGAGGGCGTACGTCCGGCCAAGCATCCGTATTATCACGCGGGTCTGTATTACATTCAGGAGCCGAGCGCCATGTCGCCTGCTGCCGTATTGGACGTATGTCCAGGTGAGAAGGTGCTGGATTTATGTGCAGCACCAGGCGGGAAGACGACCCAACTGGCAGCGGCCATGCAGGGACAGGGAGTTCTTGTAACAAATGATAATAATCCGAATCGGGTCAAAGCATTAACGAAAAATGTAGAACTGTACGGTATCCGCAATGCGGTGGTGACCAATGAGACTCCAGATCGACTTGCCGCCGTCTTCTCGGGATATTTCGATAAAATTCTGGTAGATGCTCCGTGTTCCGGGGAAGGTATGTTCCGAAAAGAGCCGGAGATGGTAAAAAGCTGGAGTGAAGCAGCGATTTCGACTTGCGTTGTTATGCAGCGAACCATTCTGGCTGATGCGGCACAGATGCTTCGTCCGGGGGGAAGGCTGCTGTATTCTACGTGTACCTTTGCGCCGGAAGAAAATGAACAGATGATCGCAGCATTCTTAGAACAGCATCCGGACTTTTCGGTTGTACCTATCAAAATACAGCATGGCTGGGAACACGGGCGCATCGAATGGACAACGTTAGGCGCTGCGTCTGTCCAGATAGAAGGAACGGCGCGGCTGTGGCCGCACCGCCTGCAAGGTGAAGGGCATTATGTCGCGCTGCTTCAAAAAGAGAAGAGAGTAGCGGAAGCAGGAAAAACACATACACCAAAAGCGCGCCGTTCGGCTCTTCACAAAGAACTGGCCGATTTTTATGCATTTATTAAAGAGGTGCTGCCTGCTTGGAAAGGGTTAGAAAGCGATCAGGTAGAGCTAACAATGCATGAAGATCGCGTCTTTCTATCTCCTGCCGATCTGCCTGATCTGCGTTCTCTGCGACTTGCAAGGCAGGGCTGGGAGCTTGGAGTGATAAAGAAGAAGCGATTTGAGCCTTCTCAGGCTTTTGCGCTAGGTCTTGGAGCAGGAGACGTGCTGCATACGGTTCATTTTGCAGTACAGGATGCTAATGTCATTCGGTATCTAAAGGGTGAGACATTGATGCATCCAGCAGAGAAAGGATGGAACCTTGTCTGTGTAGACGGTCATCCACTCGGTTGGGCCAAAGGAGCGGGTGCGATGCTGAAAAACATGTACCCTGCCGGCTGGCGCTGGATGGACGGGGCATAG
- a CDS encoding transglycosylase domain-containing protein, giving the protein MDKRRSRKPAKKRKSFWRGPWGIVVLMTALFLILSIGGCSALYIAGNQMIDESKLELKATSTVYSSDGKEIAKLGLEDRQIVTFDKIPKHVVDAFIATEDNRFYEHNGIDPIGIGRAVVKDVITRSKAEGASTITQQLARNIFLSHDKTFMRKTKEIMIALNLERKYTKPQIMEMYLNAFYAGKGRVGVQAASKYYFGKSVEELSLEEGATLAALPKAPNTYNPIANPDNSLKRRNLVLSLMAKNGFITEEQKVKAQKAPLKVQDNPPSNSRISKEYATYVDYLTDEAEDQLGITEDQLFYGGYKIITYLDSKAQKAMFEEYQKNKNFPGGTDPKVQSAMVIMEAKTGGITAMIGGRDYKRGDLNRATMKVQPGSTIKPLIDYAPALEKGWTPYTIVKDEKKTYREYGNWTPRNYGNEGYAGSISMNKALVESRNAAAVWTLNEVGLSNGVSYLKKFGITPEPKEEQYLSIALGGMEKGATPIQMAQAYSTFANGGKMNKGHTIKEIRTQDDSIIVQEKKDETEVVSAQTAYYMTDMLQNAVREGTGKRARISHPLAGKTGTQQYDSDKVSRGTRYAWFVGYTPEYVGAVYMGYDKTNDENHLKTTGGAEPAALFSKVMEKAMEGKERKEFERPEGVKPVEPPVSIPSISDLSATVDETGQNVKIDWGGTNDQRVKYKLYRFLGSPADKEEIADTGSSGYTDSFDPSRMYTYVVVPYNAETGEEGSMSNMAAITIPETVPSEPDDENQDEEQPVDPNNPNQNPNQPVDPNNPNQNPNQPIDPNNPNQPVDPNNPNQDPNQSVPGTETKPDQNNETPGRGNGRNPSSDQQTNQ; this is encoded by the coding sequence ATGGACAAACGACGATCAAGAAAACCAGCCAAAAAGCGAAAGTCATTCTGGAGAGGTCCATGGGGCATCGTGGTCCTTATGACTGCGCTTTTCTTGATTCTAAGCATCGGTGGCTGTTCGGCGTTGTATATAGCCGGCAACCAGATGATTGATGAGAGTAAGCTGGAGTTAAAAGCAACATCCACCGTATATTCTTCGGATGGAAAGGAAATTGCCAAGTTAGGATTGGAAGACAGACAGATTGTAACATTTGATAAAATACCAAAGCATGTGGTCGATGCGTTTATTGCTACCGAGGATAACCGGTTCTATGAGCATAATGGTATCGATCCGATCGGGATTGGTCGCGCCGTTGTTAAAGACGTGATCACCCGCAGTAAGGCGGAAGGGGCGAGTACGATTACGCAGCAGCTTGCCCGTAATATTTTTCTTTCCCATGACAAGACATTCATGCGTAAAACAAAAGAAATCATGATTGCGTTAAATCTGGAGCGCAAGTATACGAAGCCGCAGATTATGGAAATGTACTTGAACGCTTTTTATGCAGGCAAAGGAAGAGTCGGTGTGCAGGCGGCCTCGAAATACTATTTTGGTAAATCTGTCGAGGAATTATCCCTAGAGGAAGGGGCAACGCTCGCTGCGCTGCCGAAAGCGCCGAATACGTACAATCCGATCGCTAACCCGGACAATTCGTTGAAGCGCCGCAATCTTGTGCTGTCGCTTATGGCGAAAAACGGATTCATTACAGAGGAGCAAAAGGTAAAGGCGCAGAAAGCACCGTTGAAAGTGCAGGATAATCCGCCAAGCAATTCAAGAATCAGCAAAGAGTATGCAACCTATGTTGATTACTTGACGGATGAGGCGGAAGATCAACTGGGCATTACAGAAGATCAATTGTTTTATGGCGGGTATAAAATCATCACGTATCTGGACAGCAAAGCTCAGAAAGCGATGTTTGAAGAGTACCAAAAAAATAAAAATTTCCCAGGCGGTACCGATCCGAAGGTACAGTCGGCTATGGTAATCATGGAAGCGAAGACCGGTGGGATTACTGCCATGATCGGTGGACGCGATTATAAGCGGGGCGACTTAAACCGGGCGACCATGAAGGTGCAGCCGGGCTCGACCATCAAGCCGCTGATTGATTATGCTCCAGCGCTTGAAAAGGGCTGGACACCATACACCATCGTAAAAGATGAGAAGAAAACGTACCGTGAATACGGTAATTGGACGCCGCGTAACTATGGAAATGAGGGCTATGCGGGCAGCATTTCCATGAATAAGGCGCTGGTCGAGTCGCGAAATGCAGCGGCCGTGTGGACGCTGAATGAGGTCGGTCTCTCTAACGGAGTAAGCTATCTCAAAAAGTTCGGCATTACGCCGGAGCCAAAGGAAGAGCAGTATTTATCCATTGCCCTCGGCGGTATGGAGAAAGGGGCGACGCCGATCCAAATGGCGCAAGCCTACTCTACGTTTGCTAATGGCGGCAAGATGAATAAAGGGCATACGATCAAAGAAATTCGTACACAAGATGACAGTATCATTGTGCAGGAAAAGAAAGATGAAACAGAGGTAGTAAGTGCTCAAACCGCATATTATATGACTGATATGCTGCAAAATGCAGTCCGAGAAGGAACGGGTAAGCGGGCTCGCATCAGTCACCCGCTTGCAGGTAAAACCGGTACACAGCAATATGACAGTGACAAAGTATCACGCGGTACAAGATATGCGTGGTTTGTCGGCTATACGCCGGAATATGTGGGTGCTGTCTACATGGGATATGATAAAACAAATGATGAAAATCATTTGAAAACAACCGGTGGCGCCGAGCCTGCCGCTTTGTTCAGCAAGGTAATGGAGAAGGCGATGGAAGGCAAGGAACGCAAAGAATTTGAACGTCCAGAAGGTGTGAAACCAGTAGAGCCCCCAGTGTCGATTCCTTCTATCAGCGATTTGAGCGCAACGGTTGATGAGACAGGACAAAATGTAAAAATTGATTGGGGCGGAACCAATGATCAGCGTGTAAAATACAAGCTGTATCGTTTCCTTGGTTCTCCTGCTGATAAGGAAGAAATTGCAGATACCGGATCGTCTGGTTATACGGATTCATTCGACCCATCAAGGATGTATACGTATGTTGTCGTACCGTATAATGCAGAAACAGGGGAAGAGGGCAGTATGTCCAACATGGCTGCGATCACGATACCGGAAACGGTGCCATCTGAACCGGATGATGAGAATCAGGATGAGGAACAGCCGGTCGATCCGAACAATCCGAATCAGAATCCGAATCAGCCAGTCGATCCGAACAACCCGAATCAGAATCCGAATCAGCCGATTGATCCAAACAATCCGAATCAGCCGGTCGATCCGAACAACCCGAACCAAGATCCGAATCAGTCCGTACCGGGTACGGAAACCAAACCGGATCAGAATAACGAGACACCGGGTCGTGGCAATGGACGCAATCCATCTTCTGATCAACAGACCAATCAGTAA
- a CDS encoding YqgQ family protein, with the protein MNEIKTILDVKALLRRFGIVIYMGDPLTDYEMCEDELRELYHEKVIDMDEFRAAMTVLQQAKRNV; encoded by the coding sequence ATGAATGAGATCAAAACCATTCTTGACGTTAAAGCGTTGCTTCGCCGGTTTGGGATCGTTATTTATATGGGAGATCCGCTGACTGACTATGAGATGTGTGAAGACGAGTTGCGTGAATTGTACCATGAGAAAGTGATCGATATGGATGAATTTCGCGCGGCGATGACGGTTCTGCAACAGGCGAAACGGAATGTGTGA
- the queF gene encoding preQ(1) synthase translates to MMSQVQHDHDKYNKIRFDIQDRTAIMEDILETIPYEYVGKKTEVTIPTNEFTSVCPWSGLPDFADIRIIFVPNEKLIEMKSLKFYLTSYRNVGIYQEHATNKILEDLVKVADPLYMRIEATWNARGGLGTEVVVEYRKEGYEG, encoded by the coding sequence ATGATGAGTCAAGTACAGCATGATCATGACAAATATAATAAAATTAGATTTGATATTCAGGATCGTACAGCAATTATGGAGGATATTCTTGAGACCATTCCATATGAATATGTAGGAAAAAAAACCGAGGTAACGATTCCGACGAATGAATTTACTTCCGTATGCCCGTGGTCTGGCCTTCCGGATTTTGCAGATATTCGGATCATTTTCGTTCCTAATGAGAAGTTGATTGAGATGAAATCTTTGAAATTCTATCTTACTTCTTACAGAAACGTTGGCATTTACCAGGAGCATGCAACAAATAAAATTCTGGAAGATCTCGTGAAAGTGGCTGATCCCCTATATATGCGTATTGAAGCGACGTGGAATGCGCGTGGTGGACTCGGAACGGAAGTTGTTGTAGAATACCGTAAGGAAGGATATGAAGGGTAG
- the queC gene encoding 7-cyano-7-deazaguanine synthase QueC → MKRKAVVVLSGGLDSTTCMGIAQAAGYELYPLTFYYGQRHNREVEMAKKVAAFYDAFDHRIVTLDFLRQIGGSALTDTKIQVPVGENAAGEEDIPSTYVPARNMIFLSLAAAYAETVGAEAVYIGVSAVDYSGYPDCRPEFIHSMNETIQLATKAGVAGTGIRIEAPLAHLSKKETVEWGLTLKVPYELSTSCYQGGDEACGECDSCRLRLKGFAEAGAKDPILYKKG, encoded by the coding sequence ATGAAGAGAAAAGCAGTTGTCGTATTAAGCGGCGGTCTTGACAGCACAACATGCATGGGCATCGCGCAAGCTGCCGGATATGAACTGTATCCGTTGACGTTTTATTATGGGCAGCGCCATAACAGAGAAGTAGAGATGGCGAAGAAAGTGGCCGCCTTCTATGATGCATTCGATCATAGGATTGTTACGCTTGATTTTCTTAGGCAAATTGGCGGCAGCGCTTTAACGGATACGAAGATACAAGTACCTGTAGGAGAGAATGCGGCAGGTGAGGAAGATATTCCTTCCACCTACGTTCCCGCACGCAATATGATTTTCTTATCGCTTGCAGCCGCCTATGCGGAGACCGTAGGAGCAGAGGCTGTGTATATTGGTGTCAGCGCCGTAGATTACAGCGGATATCCGGATTGTAGGCCGGAGTTTATTCATTCAATGAATGAGACGATCCAGTTGGCAACGAAAGCGGGCGTGGCCGGTACGGGAATTCGTATAGAGGCGCCGCTTGCTCATTTATCAAAAAAAGAAACGGTGGAATGGGGACTTACGCTCAAGGTTCCATATGAGCTTAGCACTTCCTGCTATCAGGGAGGAGATGAAGCGTGCGGTGAATGCGATAGCTGCCGCCTGCGTCTCAAAGGCTTTGCAGAAGCTGGTGCGAAAGACCCCATCTTATATAAGAAAGGATGA
- a CDS encoding 7-carboxy-7-deazaguanine synthase QueE: MHNISDLHLHWKLPMVELFETVEGEGKMAGYPTTFVRVFNCNLRCTWCDTPYSYAPEKAAFTASIEEIVRQVKAHGHGVVCLTGGEPLMHGTKSLALAYQLAQLSDVWDIHIETNGAIDLLPFCELREQEQNVGNKVRFVMDYKLPASGETDAMHLANFALLASRDEVKFVVGNEDDFLHALMILERYPTKATVCFSPVWETMPPARLVELMLQHRPMQGRARINMQLHKVIWDPEARGV; the protein is encoded by the coding sequence ATGCATAACATATCCGACCTTCATTTGCATTGGAAGCTGCCGATGGTAGAACTATTCGAAACAGTGGAAGGCGAAGGGAAAATGGCAGGGTATCCGACGACATTTGTCCGCGTATTTAACTGTAACCTCCGCTGTACGTGGTGTGATACGCCCTATAGCTATGCACCTGAGAAGGCGGCATTTACCGCAAGTATTGAGGAGATTGTGCGTCAGGTGAAGGCACACGGCCACGGTGTGGTCTGCCTGACAGGTGGAGAACCGCTGATGCACGGTACGAAGTCGCTTGCGCTTGCGTATCAATTGGCACAGCTTTCGGACGTATGGGACATTCACATTGAAACGAACGGTGCGATTGATCTGCTGCCGTTTTGCGAATTAAGGGAGCAGGAGCAGAACGTAGGTAACAAAGTCCGGTTTGTAATGGATTATAAGCTTCCGGCAAGCGGGGAGACGGATGCGATGCATCTTGCGAACTTTGCGCTGCTTGCGTCCCGGGATGAAGTGAAGTTCGTCGTAGGGAACGAGGATGATTTCCTGCATGCGCTTATGATTCTAGAAAGATACCCGACAAAAGCTACGGTATGCTTCAGTCCGGTGTGGGAGACTATGCCGCCTGCAAGGCTTGTAGAGCTTATGCTGCAGCATCGTCCTATGCAGGGCAGAGCAAGGATAAACATGCAGCTTCATAAAGTGATTTGGGACCCTGAAGCACGAGGCGTATAG
- the queD gene encoding 6-carboxytetrahydropterin synthase QueD — translation MSGFEIPHSVQRLYEDIQPEQLRYHRRRVALTKEFTFDSAHHLHLYEGKCKNLHGHTYKLVITVSGFVDEIGICVDFGDIKKAYERAIKAQLDHKYLNEVLPPMNTTAENMIVWIWERLDQEAESQGWKERGTRLEELVLYETPTSYATLKREWMEVDA, via the coding sequence ATGTCGGGATTTGAGATTCCACATAGTGTACAGCGCCTGTATGAAGATATTCAGCCGGAGCAGCTTCGTTATCACCGCCGCCGCGTAGCGCTAACTAAAGAGTTTACATTTGATTCTGCGCACCATCTGCATCTGTATGAGGGCAAGTGTAAAAATTTACACGGCCATACGTATAAGCTGGTGATCACTGTGAGCGGATTCGTAGATGAGATTGGTATTTGTGTAGATTTTGGCGACATAAAGAAAGCGTATGAAAGGGCGATTAAAGCACAGCTTGATCATAAATATTTGAATGAAGTGCTGCCGCCTATGAATACAACGGCGGAAAACATGATCGTGTGGATATGGGAACGTCTCGATCAAGAAGCTGAATCCCAGGGGTGGAAAGAGCGGGGAACTCGTCTTGAAGAACTGGTACTGTACGAGACGCCGACCAGCTATGCAACGCTGAAGCGGGAATGGATGGAAGTTGATGCATAA
- a CDS encoding inositol monophosphatase family protein has product MENTQVKAWGLLAKRCALGAGDLVAEMLSRPLEVMYKSSASDLVTSVDRAVEQFVIDKIIKAYPDHGILGEEGLIACKPSEFDTVWMVDPIDGTTNFVHQQQNYCISIAVYHKGVCEAGVVYDPTRKEMFYAERGGGLFLNDMPIQVERNKEMKEALLSTGLFWNRRAMKSGLSEKAQRLAHRSRGVRVYGVAALELAYVAVGRLDGYINLNLNPWDYGAGRLLVEEAGGRITTLEGGEIPFAERSSILAANPYIYDFLLEFLAETPV; this is encoded by the coding sequence GTGGAAAATACACAAGTGAAGGCATGGGGCTTGCTGGCGAAGCGCTGTGCATTAGGTGCAGGAGACTTGGTTGCCGAGATGCTGTCCCGACCATTAGAAGTTATGTATAAATCGTCTGCATCCGATCTGGTGACGTCTGTGGATCGGGCGGTTGAGCAATTTGTCATAGATAAGATTATTAAAGCGTATCCTGACCATGGCATACTGGGTGAAGAAGGGCTGATTGCTTGTAAGCCCAGTGAGTTTGACACGGTATGGATGGTTGATCCGATTGACGGGACAACCAATTTCGTACACCAGCAGCAGAACTATTGTATATCCATTGCGGTATATCATAAAGGTGTATGTGAAGCAGGTGTTGTCTATGATCCGACCCGCAAAGAGATGTTTTATGCAGAGCGTGGCGGCGGTCTATTCCTTAATGACATGCCGATACAGGTGGAGCGCAATAAGGAGATGAAAGAAGCGCTTCTCTCAACCGGCTTGTTCTGGAATCGGCGTGCCATGAAGAGCGGTCTCTCAGAGAAAGCGCAGCGTCTCGCTCACCGCTCACGCGGCGTTCGCGTCTATGGTGTAGCGGCATTAGAGTTAGCTTATGTTGCGGTGGGCCGATTGGATGGATATATTAATCTCAACTTAAATCCGTGGGATTATGGCGCAGGCCGCTTGCTTGTTGAAGAGGCGGGTGGCAGGATTACTACTTTAGAGGGCGGGGAGATTCCATTCGCTGAGCGCAGTAGTATTTTGGCGGCCAATCCGTATATTTATGATTTTCTGCTTGAGTTTTTAGCAGAGACTCCGGTATAA
- a CDS encoding class I SAM-dependent methyltransferase, which produces MAFNWHEACATHWNKMSDHWQANSEEMWETGSRKSILPVLTRYIQPEGGPVLDAGCGDGYGSVKLSERGFDVIGIDISEEMINKANTREKNGCSLSFKKADLRDLPFELASFQAIMAINVIEWTDTPREMLLNLQQYIRPGGLLALGILGPTAAPREHGYRRLYGEDVVLNTMMPWECERLLTENGYEIIHQEGVYKRGVTAEMTNVLSHELQQAVSFLWMFYARPHTSI; this is translated from the coding sequence ATGGCTTTTAACTGGCATGAAGCATGTGCAACACACTGGAATAAGATGTCTGATCACTGGCAGGCAAATAGCGAAGAAATGTGGGAGACAGGAAGCCGTAAGTCCATTCTTCCCGTACTAACCCGTTATATACAACCCGAAGGCGGTCCTGTACTTGATGCCGGATGCGGCGATGGATACGGCAGCGTGAAGCTCTCAGAACGCGGCTTTGATGTGATTGGTATTGATATCTCTGAAGAGATGATCAATAAAGCGAACACGCGCGAAAAAAATGGATGCTCTCTTTCCTTTAAAAAAGCGGATTTGCGCGATCTCCCATTTGAGCTGGCGAGCTTTCAAGCAATTATGGCTATTAATGTCATTGAATGGACGGATACGCCTCGTGAGATGCTGCTGAATTTGCAGCAATACATACGACCAGGCGGCCTGCTTGCGCTTGGCATTCTTGGTCCGACCGCGGCACCGCGCGAACATGGATATCGTCGCTTGTATGGTGAGGATGTCGTGCTGAATACGATGATGCCATGGGAATGTGAGCGACTGCTTACAGAGAACGGATATGAAATCATACACCAGGAAGGCGTCTACAAGCGCGGAGTGACTGCTGAGATGACGAATGTCCTCTCCCATGAATTACAACAGGCTGTAAGCTTCCTCTGGATGTTTTATGCCCGTCCCCACACTTCTATATAA